Proteins encoded in a region of the Leopardus geoffroyi isolate Oge1 chromosome E2, O.geoffroyi_Oge1_pat1.0, whole genome shotgun sequence genome:
- the LOC123579462 gene encoding chymotrypsinogen B-like — protein sequence MALLPVVLGFLLFGSSSGCGVPAIHPELSGLSRIVNGEDAVPSSWPWQVSLQTRSGFHFCGGSLISQHWVVTAAHCRVRKSHRVVAGVSDHGSDEEAVQVLRITEVFEYPLWDQVSGRNDIALLKLATPALLSTTASPVCLPSANTSFPAGSLCATTGWGKTRYNSNKTPDKLQQAALPLLSNADCKKFWGSKITDVMICAGASGVSSCMGDSGGPLVCQKDGAWTLVGIVSWGSDWCNPFSPGVYTRVTKFISWVLGVLEAN from the exons ATGGCCCTTCTCCCGGTTGTCCTTGGCTTCCTCCTCTTTGGCAGCAGTTCTG GCTGTGGGGTCCCTGCCATCCACCCTGAGCTGAGTGGCCTGTCCCGGATCGTCAATGGAGAGGATGCGgtccccagctcctggccctgGCAGGTGTCCCTGCAG ACTCGCTCCGGCTTCCACTTCTGCGGGGGCTCCCTCATCAGCCAGCACTGGGTCGTCACTGCTGCCCACTGCAGGGTCAG gaAGAGCCACCGTGTGGTGGCTGGGGTGTCTGATCACGGCTCTGACGAGGAGGCTGTCCAGGTGTTGAGGATCACTGAG GTGTTTGAATACCCACTGTGGGATCAGGTTTCGGGCCGCAACGACATCGCCCTGCTGAAGCTGGCCACACCGGCCCTCCTCTCGACCACCGCGTCCCCCGTCTGCCTGCCCAGTGCCAACACCAGCTTCCCTGCCGGCTCCCTCTGCGCCACCACTGGCTGGGGCAAGACCCGGTATAACT CCAACAAGACCCCCGACAAGCTGCAGCaggcggccctgcccctcctgtccaACGCCGACTGCAAGAAGTTCTGGGGCAGCAAGATCACGGACGTGATGATCTGCGCCGGGGCCAGCGGCGTCTCGTCCTGCATG GGCGACTCTGGCGGCCCCCTGGTCTGCCAGAAGGacggagcctggaccctggtgGGCATCGTGTCCTGGGGCAGCGACTGGTGTAACCCATTCTCACCGGGGGTGTACACCCGTGTCACCAAGTTTATTTCCTGGGTTCTCGGGGTTCTGGAGGCCAATTga